The Mycolicibacterium monacense genome contains the following window.
GGAGGGCAAGTTCGAGGTGGGGCCGACCAAGACGCGCGAGTCGCGGCGCGTGGTGTCGGTGCCGCCGCACGTTCGGCCCGCCGTTGTGGACCACCTCGCGCGCCACGTCGGCGAGGGGGACGAGGCGCTGGTGTTCACCGAACCGTCCACCGGATCGTTCGCCGGGGAGAAGCGGTTCCGCACGGCGTGGGAGGCCGCGCGCGAGGCAATCGGGCAGCCGCAGTTGCATTTCCACGACCTGCGCCATGCGGGTGGCGTGATGGCCGCGCAGGCGGGCGCAACGCTGCGCGAAGTGATGGACCGGCTCGGCCACACCTCGCCGAACATGGCCATGCGCTACCAACACACCGCCGAAGGACGTGCCGCCGCGCTTGCCGACAAACTTTCCGCGCTAGCCGCGACAAACCCGTAAACGTCGGGAAACTAAACTCCAACGCGCACAACCTAATTCGTTCGGCGTGTTCCGCGCGGAATGTGGCGAAACCCCGCGAACCCGCGCTATATTTGCGGCGTTACAGCGCGGGATTGGCCCGCCATGACCCGAGGCGTCCAACCCGGCCTCCTCGGATTACGGCGAGGTCAGAGGAGAGACCCGAAGTGTCCACCCGCACAACCACACCCACCCCCGAGTACGAATCGCTGCGATCTGCCGCCGCGCGCACCGGCTACTCGGTGTTCACGTTCCGCGAGAAGATCGCCAGCGGCGAGCTGCCCGCCTACCGGATCAGCGACAAGCCGGGCAGCGCGATGCGCGTCAAAGTCGCCGATGTCAACGCGCTGCTGCGCCCGGTCATTCCTGTGGAGATTCAGGCCGCGCGGTGAGTGGCCACACATTAAAACTCAACGCGCACATACCCGTAACGCAGTGGTGCCGCACCAGCCGCGTGCTTGGCTTCGCCCGCGATGTGCCGGTGCGGCACCACTTCCAAGGACTCCCCATCGCCGCGAAGTAGGAGACATGACCGAGAATACCTCCCCGACTGGCAAGCAGGCCGGCGCCACCGATGAGGCCACCGCCATCAACGGTCACCGCAGCCGTGCCGACGCCCTCCTCGCCGCCATGCCCGCCGACTTCGGCAAGGCCACCGCCCGGCGGCGGGCCGACGATGCGCCGCCCGCCGCCGAGGACGATGGCAAGACCGACGTAAACGGTCTGCGCCCCGGCGACGAGGGGTACCAGCCGTTCAACACCCGGGGCGCCAACGCCAAGCACGCCACCGCTGCGAAGGCGCAGGAGGCCAGCGAGAAACGGCTGAAACGGTGGGCGTCTCGCCGCTACCCGGTGTCGATTCTCGACGGGCGCACCGAGCCGTGGGCGCGCGCAATCGCCGCCGACATCGCGCGCCGCAACGCCGGGCGCGATCCGGTCAAGGACGCGCCGGACGTGATGTTCAGCGGGGACAAGGCGGTGAAGGTGGGCGCGACCGACGCCCACCTCACCGCGATGCCGGAACTGACGCCCGAAGAGATCGGCGCGTTGAAGATCGAGGCGGCGGCGATCCGCGAGTACCACCGGGCACAGGTGCGCCGGAAGGCTGCGGCGATGGCGACCCCGCGCCACCCCCTGGCCGAGGTCATCCGCCACGTCTCCGACATGGCCAACGACCCGCCGACCGGCACCCTCATCGACGGGCTGATCTACGAGCAGACGGTCACTCACTGGGTCGGCGACGGCGGCACCTACAAGACGTTCACCGTGCTCGCACTGGCGTGCTCGGTGGCGGCGGGCCGCGACTTCACCCACCAACTCAAGGTGCC
Protein-coding sequences here:
- a CDS encoding MerR family transcriptional regulator → MSTRTTTPTPEYESLRSAAARTGYSVFTFREKIASGELPAYRISDKPGSAMRVKVADVNALLRPVIPVEIQAAR